A single genomic interval of Melanotaenia boesemani isolate fMelBoe1 chromosome 4, fMelBoe1.pri, whole genome shotgun sequence harbors:
- the LOC121637966 gene encoding testis-expressed protein 2-like isoform X2 — translation MTSQHPSHAESSQSTDKQQPPAVAPKLHVQRSLSKDSITIHFSALGKEEEEEEEELYTTTVSTSSAARCDSNIVTALEASEEMFVGVPLSSAAGVGAVTESPKQSQGSRDHTNRYPTQTPSSHISEQKALTNNSPPTKSLSFPSSDKPFLSLVKSLSSDVESRDVVASAPTSSLRHRHLMKNLVKSLSSDTSQDSASSSTSYRLPESRLNLQLFKQFAQSRLPSAAMTSANDSKTAPSSPLTSSDNRSFFKVSEVEARIEDTKRRLSEAIAEPLQILSKIMDEKSSSLVGSSIYRPKVLSASATELSNMTSVNGHLESNNNYCIKEEDGCELEAESPNSWTSVTAESPGDPSADNRSPSKSSLLSMSTLAKQEDEDFCILYSEDFETCTDTDGGGVDGMNNTGTASEELLSDCSDPNSDDECEGTRPAPDVPHYTLTVLTLLVYGCFVLPLPTYIGGMLFGIGLGFLLAIGAVWLTGPKRSGADGRHSRNREKQLNMTRLEIKEPEIYRGWMNEILNYDPETYHATLTNSVYVRLEGSVIRLSKPNHNIARRAAHNEPKPDVTYISQKIYDLTNSKVYLVPQNLARKRIWNKKYPICIELCKQDDFMSKAEGNHLEASEAMSSEDIGEGTRRASFSSSRDLTIYLFGRTGREKEEWFQRFLSASNVKVDLKKAPCVSSKKALSSNSRSSSRNSLDEVFASQSRSKDSAAPSSTSGGSTKTKSLLDYNVYMGSLLPKQLAVSPTAGSPALQNLQSSPGPDKKLQNTTSAQVQPKEEEDAVAWVNAAVGRVAWDFLMEPYWADLVSKKIQMKLSKIRLPYFMNELTLTELDMGSATPRILRASTPYIDYRGLWFDLEISYSGSFLMTLETKMILNRLGKEGEGELGKEGPRTYCLADSDEESSSAGSSDEEDSSELSNDSTGADGLVGGHKPSKIMRFVDKITKSKYFQKATETEFIKKKMEEVSNTPLLLTVELQQLRGTLAVNIPPPPTDRIWYGFRTPPRLELKARPKLGEREVTLAHVTDWIEKKLNQEFQKILVMPNMDDVWLTIMHSAMDPRTAGGPVVGPSVEPEPS, via the exons ATGACCAGCCAGCATCCCAGCCATGCAGAGAGCTCTCAATCCACAGATAAACAGCAGCCACCTGCTGTGGCCCCCAAGCTTCATGTCCAGCGGTCGCTGTCAAAGGACTCTATTACCATCCACTTCTCAGCTCTTgggaaagaggaagaggaggaggaagaggagctttACACTACAACTGTCTCCACTTCCTCAGCTGCTCGGTGTGATTCAAATATTGTAACGGCCTTAGAAGCCAGTGAGGAAATGTTTGTAGGAGTGCCTCTGAGCTCAGCAGCTGGGGTTGGTGCTGTCACTGAATCACCCAAACAGTCTCAGGGTTCTAGAGATCACACAAACCGTTACCCCACACAAACCCCGTCTTCACATATTTCTGAGCAAAAAGCCTTAACTAACAATTCTCCTCCCACAAAGTCTCTGAGCTTTCCCTCCAGCGATAAACCTTTTCTAAGTCTGGTAAAGTCGTTGTCCTCCGATGTCGAGTCCCGCGATGTGGTGGCTTCTGCTCCGACTTCCTCATTAAGACACAGGCATCTCATGAAGAATCTCGTCAAATCTTTATCCTCTGATACATCCCAGGACTCAGCTTCCTCGTCCACATCCTACCGTCTTCCAGAATCTCGCCTTAACCTGCAGCTCTTCAAGCAGTTCGCACAGTCCCGCTTGCCATCTGCTGCCATGACATCAGCTAATGATTCGAAAACTGCCCCCTCTTCACCGTTAACCTCCTCAGATAACCGGAGCTTCTTCAAGGTCTCAGAAGTCGAGGCTCGAATTGAAGACACCAAACGGCGTCTCTCAGAAGCCATTGCCGAGCCGCTTCAGATACTGAGTAAGATTATGGATGAAAAGAGCAGCAGCTTGGTTGGCAGCAGCATTTACAGACCCAAGGTGCTCTCTGCAAGTGCCACAGAACTTTCAAACATGACCTCTGTCAATGGTCACCTGGAGAGCAACAACAATTACTGCATCAAAGAGGAAGACGGATGTGAGCTGGAGGCTGAAAGCCCGAATAGCTGGACCTCTGTTACGGCTGAATCACCTGGTGACCCCTCCGCTGACAACAGGAGCCCCAGCAAATCATCTTTACTTTCTATGTCTACTCTTGCTAAACAGGAGGATGAGGACTTTTGCATTCTGTACAGCGAGGACTTTGAGACTTGCACGGACACAGACGGTGGTGGGGTTGATGGAATGAACAATACTGGAACTGCTAGTGAAGAGCTGCTAAGTGATTGCTCTGACCCAAACAGCGACGATGAATGTGAAGGAACCAGGCCAGCACCTGATGTTCCACACTACACGCTCACGGTCCTTACTCTTCTGGTCTATGGGtgttttgttttacctttgCCAACTTACATTGGAGGAATGTTGTTTGGGATCGGGCTGGGTTTTCTTCTAGCCATCGGTGCTGTATGGCTGACAGGACCAAAGCGTTCTGGAGCTGATGGAAGACATTCTAGGAACCGTGAGAAGCAGTTGAATATGACCAGGTTGGAAATTAAAGAACCAGAAATCTATAGg GGCTGGATGAATGAGATCCTGAACTATGACCCTGAGACATACCACGCCACACTGACAAACTCTGTGTATGTCCGCTTGGAGGGTTCTGTCATCCGGCTGTCTAAACCCAACCACAACATTGCCCGCCGTGCAGCACACAATGAACCAAAGCCTGATGTGACCTACATCAGTCAGAAGATCTATGACCTGACCAACAGCAAA GTATATTTAGTGCCTCAGAACCTTGCCAGGAAGCGAATATGGAACAAAAAATATCCCATCTGCATTGAACTTTGCAAACAAGATGACTTCATGTCAAAAGCAGAAGGGAACCACTTAGAGGCCAGCGAGGCCATGAGCTCAGAGGACATTGGAGAGGGAACTAGAAGAGCATCATTCTCCTCCAGCAGAGATCTGACCATCTACTTGTTTGGGAGGACTGGGAGGGAGAAGGAGGAATGGTTCCAAAGATTTCTGTCAGCCTCTAATGTAAAAGTGGACTTAAAAAAAGCTCCCTGTGTTAGCAGCAAGAAAG CCTTAAGCTCCAACAGCCGCAGCAGCAGCCGTAACAGCCTGGATGAGGTGTTTGCATCTCAGTCCAGGTCAAAGGACTCAGCAGCCCCTTCTTCCACATCAGGAGGCAGCACCAAAACCAAGTCTCTGTTAGACTACAATGTCTACATGGGCTCCTTACTGCCAAAACAGCTGGCAGTCAGCCCCACAGCTGGTAGCCCTGCTCTCCAGAATCTACAGAGCAGCCCAGGGCCTGATAAGAAG CTCCAGAACACCACTTCAGCTCAGGTGCAGCccaaggaagaggaggatgctgTTGCCTGGGTAAACGCAGCTGTCGGTCGAGTCGCCTGGGACTTCTTGATGGAGCCGTACTGGGCTGACCTGGTCTCCAAAAAGATTCAGATGAAGCTCAGCAAGATAAGG TTGCCTTACTTCATGAATGAGCTAACCctgacagaactggacatgGGATCAGCCACTCCCCGAATCCTCAGGGCTTCCACTCCTTATATCGACTATCGAG GTCTGTGGTTTGACCTGGAGATTTCCTACAGCGGCTCCTTCCTGATGACCCTGGAAACCAAGATGATTCTCAATCGACTTGGGAAGGAGGGAGAGGGGGAATTGGGCAAAGAAGG GCCACGAACTTACTGCCTGGCTGATAGTGATGAAGAGTCATCTAGCGCTGGTTCGTCGGATGAGGAAGACTCTTCTGAGCTCTCAAATGATTCCACTGGAGCAGACGG TTTGGTGGGAGGACATAAACCAAGCAAGATCATGCGCTTTGTGGACAAGATAACAAAGTCCAAATACTTCCAGAAGGCTACAGAGACAGAGTTCATTaaaaagaagatggaggaggtgtCCAACACTCCCCTCCTGCTCACTGTGGAGCTTCAGCAACTCCGTGGAACGCTGGCCGTCAACATACCTCCTCCTCCCACTGACAGGATCTG GTACGGTTTCAGGACTCCACCGCGCCTGGAACTGAAAGCACGGCCTAAACTTGGAGAAAGAGAAGTCACTCTGGCTCATGTTACCGACTGGATagagaaaaaactgaaccaggaATTCCAG AAAATCCTTGTGATGCCAAACATGGATGATGTGTGGCTGACCATCATGCATTCCGCCATGGACCCGCGCACAGCTGGCGGACCTGTAGTGGGCCCCTCAGTGGAACCAGAGCCCTCCTAG
- the LOC121637966 gene encoding testis-expressed protein 2-like isoform X1 gives MTSQHPSHAESSQSTDKQQPPAVAPKLHVQRSLSKDSITIHFSALGKEEEEEEEELYTTTVSTSSAARCDSNIVTALEASEEMFVGVPLSSAAGVGAVTESPKQSQGSRDHTNRYPTQTPSSHISEQKALTNNSPPTKSLSFPSSDKPFLSLVKSLSSDVESRDVVASAPTSSLRHRHLMKNLVKSLSSDTSQDSASSSTSYRLPESRLNLQLFKQFAQSRLPSAAMTSANDSKTAPSSPLTSSDNRSFFKVSEVEARIEDTKRRLSEAIAEPLQILSKIMDEKSSSLVGSSIYRPKVLSASATELSNMTSVNGHLESNNNYCIKEEDGCELEAESPNSWTSVTAESPGDPSADNRSPSKSSLLSMSTLAKQEDEDFCILYSEDFETCTDTDGGGVDGMNNTGTASEELLSDCSDPNSDDECEGTRPAPDVPHYTLTVLTLLVYGCFVLPLPTYIGGMLFGIGLGFLLAIGAVWLTGPKRSGADGRHSRNREKQLNMTRLEIKEPEIYRGWMNEILNYDPETYHATLTNSVYVRLEGSVIRLSKPNHNIARRAAHNEPKPDVTYISQKIYDLTNSKVYLVPQNLARKRIWNKKYPICIELCKQDDFMSKAEGNHLEASEAMSSEDIGEGTRRASFSSSRDLTIYLFGRTGREKEEWFQRFLSASNVKVDLKKAPCVSSKKALSSNSRSSSRNSLDEVFASQSRSKDSAAPSSTSGGSTKTKSLLDYNVYMGSLLPKQLAVSPTAGSPALQNLQSSPGPDKKLQNTTSAQVQPKEEEDAVAWVNAAVGRVAWDFLMEPYWADLVSKKIQMKLSKIRLPYFMNELTLTELDMGSATPRILRASTPYIDYRGLWFDLEISYSGSFLMTLETKMILNRLGKEGEGELGKEGYRPRTYCLADSDEESSSAGSSDEEDSSELSNDSTGADGLVGGHKPSKIMRFVDKITKSKYFQKATETEFIKKKMEEVSNTPLLLTVELQQLRGTLAVNIPPPPTDRIWYGFRTPPRLELKARPKLGEREVTLAHVTDWIEKKLNQEFQKILVMPNMDDVWLTIMHSAMDPRTAGGPVVGPSVEPEPS, from the exons ATGACCAGCCAGCATCCCAGCCATGCAGAGAGCTCTCAATCCACAGATAAACAGCAGCCACCTGCTGTGGCCCCCAAGCTTCATGTCCAGCGGTCGCTGTCAAAGGACTCTATTACCATCCACTTCTCAGCTCTTgggaaagaggaagaggaggaggaagaggagctttACACTACAACTGTCTCCACTTCCTCAGCTGCTCGGTGTGATTCAAATATTGTAACGGCCTTAGAAGCCAGTGAGGAAATGTTTGTAGGAGTGCCTCTGAGCTCAGCAGCTGGGGTTGGTGCTGTCACTGAATCACCCAAACAGTCTCAGGGTTCTAGAGATCACACAAACCGTTACCCCACACAAACCCCGTCTTCACATATTTCTGAGCAAAAAGCCTTAACTAACAATTCTCCTCCCACAAAGTCTCTGAGCTTTCCCTCCAGCGATAAACCTTTTCTAAGTCTGGTAAAGTCGTTGTCCTCCGATGTCGAGTCCCGCGATGTGGTGGCTTCTGCTCCGACTTCCTCATTAAGACACAGGCATCTCATGAAGAATCTCGTCAAATCTTTATCCTCTGATACATCCCAGGACTCAGCTTCCTCGTCCACATCCTACCGTCTTCCAGAATCTCGCCTTAACCTGCAGCTCTTCAAGCAGTTCGCACAGTCCCGCTTGCCATCTGCTGCCATGACATCAGCTAATGATTCGAAAACTGCCCCCTCTTCACCGTTAACCTCCTCAGATAACCGGAGCTTCTTCAAGGTCTCAGAAGTCGAGGCTCGAATTGAAGACACCAAACGGCGTCTCTCAGAAGCCATTGCCGAGCCGCTTCAGATACTGAGTAAGATTATGGATGAAAAGAGCAGCAGCTTGGTTGGCAGCAGCATTTACAGACCCAAGGTGCTCTCTGCAAGTGCCACAGAACTTTCAAACATGACCTCTGTCAATGGTCACCTGGAGAGCAACAACAATTACTGCATCAAAGAGGAAGACGGATGTGAGCTGGAGGCTGAAAGCCCGAATAGCTGGACCTCTGTTACGGCTGAATCACCTGGTGACCCCTCCGCTGACAACAGGAGCCCCAGCAAATCATCTTTACTTTCTATGTCTACTCTTGCTAAACAGGAGGATGAGGACTTTTGCATTCTGTACAGCGAGGACTTTGAGACTTGCACGGACACAGACGGTGGTGGGGTTGATGGAATGAACAATACTGGAACTGCTAGTGAAGAGCTGCTAAGTGATTGCTCTGACCCAAACAGCGACGATGAATGTGAAGGAACCAGGCCAGCACCTGATGTTCCACACTACACGCTCACGGTCCTTACTCTTCTGGTCTATGGGtgttttgttttacctttgCCAACTTACATTGGAGGAATGTTGTTTGGGATCGGGCTGGGTTTTCTTCTAGCCATCGGTGCTGTATGGCTGACAGGACCAAAGCGTTCTGGAGCTGATGGAAGACATTCTAGGAACCGTGAGAAGCAGTTGAATATGACCAGGTTGGAAATTAAAGAACCAGAAATCTATAGg GGCTGGATGAATGAGATCCTGAACTATGACCCTGAGACATACCACGCCACACTGACAAACTCTGTGTATGTCCGCTTGGAGGGTTCTGTCATCCGGCTGTCTAAACCCAACCACAACATTGCCCGCCGTGCAGCACACAATGAACCAAAGCCTGATGTGACCTACATCAGTCAGAAGATCTATGACCTGACCAACAGCAAA GTATATTTAGTGCCTCAGAACCTTGCCAGGAAGCGAATATGGAACAAAAAATATCCCATCTGCATTGAACTTTGCAAACAAGATGACTTCATGTCAAAAGCAGAAGGGAACCACTTAGAGGCCAGCGAGGCCATGAGCTCAGAGGACATTGGAGAGGGAACTAGAAGAGCATCATTCTCCTCCAGCAGAGATCTGACCATCTACTTGTTTGGGAGGACTGGGAGGGAGAAGGAGGAATGGTTCCAAAGATTTCTGTCAGCCTCTAATGTAAAAGTGGACTTAAAAAAAGCTCCCTGTGTTAGCAGCAAGAAAG CCTTAAGCTCCAACAGCCGCAGCAGCAGCCGTAACAGCCTGGATGAGGTGTTTGCATCTCAGTCCAGGTCAAAGGACTCAGCAGCCCCTTCTTCCACATCAGGAGGCAGCACCAAAACCAAGTCTCTGTTAGACTACAATGTCTACATGGGCTCCTTACTGCCAAAACAGCTGGCAGTCAGCCCCACAGCTGGTAGCCCTGCTCTCCAGAATCTACAGAGCAGCCCAGGGCCTGATAAGAAG CTCCAGAACACCACTTCAGCTCAGGTGCAGCccaaggaagaggaggatgctgTTGCCTGGGTAAACGCAGCTGTCGGTCGAGTCGCCTGGGACTTCTTGATGGAGCCGTACTGGGCTGACCTGGTCTCCAAAAAGATTCAGATGAAGCTCAGCAAGATAAGG TTGCCTTACTTCATGAATGAGCTAACCctgacagaactggacatgGGATCAGCCACTCCCCGAATCCTCAGGGCTTCCACTCCTTATATCGACTATCGAG GTCTGTGGTTTGACCTGGAGATTTCCTACAGCGGCTCCTTCCTGATGACCCTGGAAACCAAGATGATTCTCAATCGACTTGGGAAGGAGGGAGAGGGGGAATTGGGCAAAGAAGG ATACAGGCCACGAACTTACTGCCTGGCTGATAGTGATGAAGAGTCATCTAGCGCTGGTTCGTCGGATGAGGAAGACTCTTCTGAGCTCTCAAATGATTCCACTGGAGCAGACGG TTTGGTGGGAGGACATAAACCAAGCAAGATCATGCGCTTTGTGGACAAGATAACAAAGTCCAAATACTTCCAGAAGGCTACAGAGACAGAGTTCATTaaaaagaagatggaggaggtgtCCAACACTCCCCTCCTGCTCACTGTGGAGCTTCAGCAACTCCGTGGAACGCTGGCCGTCAACATACCTCCTCCTCCCACTGACAGGATCTG GTACGGTTTCAGGACTCCACCGCGCCTGGAACTGAAAGCACGGCCTAAACTTGGAGAAAGAGAAGTCACTCTGGCTCATGTTACCGACTGGATagagaaaaaactgaaccaggaATTCCAG AAAATCCTTGTGATGCCAAACATGGATGATGTGTGGCTGACCATCATGCATTCCGCCATGGACCCGCGCACAGCTGGCGGACCTGTAGTGGGCCCCTCAGTGGAACCAGAGCCCTCCTAG
- the ccdc40 gene encoding coiled-coil domain-containing protein 40 produces MQNAEDDEGKMDSSVQNEEENDQLDGSDEAAEGSREASSLSRELAEGISQDPSAPQPDDLIPQPDDLIPEPDPHLSLAVPPTPQLLSPNTTEDMEDRESSQEEEEEEFIILDSEHSLIKRFQAAQSALFSKMLERSNLELKEKLGIKKTDASNIQDVGVEMFRIQEQLARVQNKLDNSHQTKAHTEAKHQQTQDHLEATESRHAAVNGQSSQANAEVSRLQAELDKFIQHLLITQGHTEELHSKVKTVNMQRNKLAAEKTRAEEKKLKQDLYVKHLTEEVEKLTQQIAMYEVQTTAQAKETRATKEALSEAEMKMELHLIGDKLLMQQWNSSLLTKTREVEASSTMQEMHLVQHKVMLLDKEIESCTKSLRHEEDKNETLDGQLQWSETDCATYEKLINQKRTEQEALQADYSTCLRIHHETEQTLAMLTKETEKYQTELKGQRRQMEKQRAARLELEDKIMTHIQQKLIHINAAKYSQKLTAKKATLKDEKMQRLQQVENGIFSMKLEKHKVNEYVNSLVLIQQALDEEVAKYNKLLVAGQARLSSFVHLIKQKQAIIFTCANKISQIVASTGHEDLSPLQIKLQAITAQMEQLATHIKSDKQLWITQQRTIVGLTQDLEANSREMRKLQMDYIGMEQRKIRLHSQTELEERDQAELESNTKNLKRDIVTLGSLISKNKKLSQALVQENAFMETDFLHKIMEAERKSITMEMNLDETQEEKEKLLNCLMEAEQHIMLWERKIQILRETRSLVDSEIHQTDIKKLRADIHCMELRISQLKKQQEQLMKESEAAVARRGALLLREETMAQRSHRQKTKGELQRSNDSLQHKIKLTLKEVAESEQVFRELQKRQVRVSDSLMEAKQQLEELFCISNTLDSEMVNIQDAKERNMAYLITLQDRNKRLQGVHEGTYKPSSSSETVDAALQRQTESMQAVGNIVHCVCEGFPQHQGALRVVSQALAAHTHTD; encoded by the exons ATGCAGAACGCAGAAGATGATGAAGGAAAGATGGACAGCTCCGTCCAAAACGAGGAAGAAAATGATCAGCTGGACGGAAGTGACGAGGCAGCAGAAGGAAGTAGAGAGGCCTCATCACTCTCTCGGGAG CTTGCTGAGGGTATCTCACAGGATCCATCAGCACCACAGCCTGATGACCTCATACCCCAGCCTGATGACCTCATACCCGAGCCTGATCCACATCTCAGTTTAGCAG tgccACCAACACCTCAGCTGCTGAGCCCTAATACCACAGAAGACATGGAGGATCGGGAATCatcacaggaggaggaggaggaggagtttatCATTCTTGACTCTGAACAT TCCCTGATTAAAAGGTTTCAAGCTGCTCAGAGCGCTCTGTTTAGCAAAATGCTGGAGAGAAGTAACCTGGAACTGAAAGAAAAG CTGGGAATTAAGAAGACAGATGCCAGCAACATTCAGGATGTCGGTGTTGAGATGTTTAGGATTCAGGAGCAGCTGGCCAGAGTTCAAAACAAACTGGACAACAGTCATCAGACAAAGGCCCACACTGAAGCCAAACATCAGCAGACACAAGATCACCTGGAGGCGACAGAGAGCAGACATGCTGCTGTAAACGGCCAGAGCAGCCAAGCTAACGCAGAGG TGAGCAGGCTACAAGCTGAGTTGGACAAATTCATCCAGCACCTCCTTATCACACAAGGACACACTGAAGAGCTCCACTCCAAAGTCAAAACTGTGAACATGCAGAGAAACAAACTGGCAGCTGAGAAAACTCGAGCAGAAGAGAAGAAACTAAAGCAG GATTTGTATGTAAAGCATCTAACAGAGGAAGTGGAGAAGCTGACTCAGCAGATTGCCATGTATGAAGTTCAGACCACTGCTCAGGCAAAGGAGACACGAGCAACCAAAGAGGCGCTCTCTGAG GCTGAAATGAAAATGGAGTTGCATTTGATCGGAGATAAACTGCTGATGCAGCAGTGGAACAGCAGCCTCCTGACCAAGACCAGAGAAGTTGAGGCCTCCAGCACGATGCAGGAAATGCA TTTGGTTCAGCATAAGGTGATGCTGTTGGACAAAGAGATTGAAAGTTGTACAAAAAGTCTCAGACATGAGGAGGATAAAAATGAGACGCTGGATGGACAGCTGCAGTGGTCCGAAACAGATTGTGCCACTTATGAAAAACTGATCAATCAGAAACGGACAGAGCAGGAGGCGCTGCAGGCCGACTACAGCACCTGCCTCCGCATCCACCACGAGACGGAGCAGACTCTAGCCATGCTCACAAAG GAAACTGAAAAATACCAGACTGAACTGAAAGGTCAGAGGAGGCAAATGGAGAAACAGAGGGCAGCGCGTCTTGAGCTGGAAGACAAAATTATGACACACATTCAGCAGAAACTCATCCACATCAATGCTGCAAAGTACTCCCAAAAGCTCACTGCCAAAAAGGCCACACTCAAGGACGAGAAG ATGCAGCGCTTGCAGCAGGTGGAGAATGGGATATTTTCGATGAAACTGGAGAAGCACAAGGTCAACGAATACGTGAACAGCCTGGTCCTCATCCAGCAGGCCTTAGATGAGGAGGTCGCCAAGTACAACAAGCTACTGGTGGCAGGTCAAGCCAGGCTTTCTTCATTTGTTCACCTCATCAAGCAGAAGCAGGCGATAATCTTCACCTGCGCTAACAAGATTTCTCAGATTGTGGCCAGCACTGGG CATGAAGACCTGAGTCCCCTGCAAATTAAGCTTCAGGCAATAACGGCTCAGATGGAGCAGCTGGCAACACACATCAAGAGTGATAAGCAGCTGTGGATAACGCAGCAGAGGACCATAGTGGGACTGACCCAGGACCTAGAGGCCAACAGCAGGGAGATGCGCAAGCTGCAGATGGATTACATTGGAATGGAACAGAGGAAAATACGCTTGCACA GTCAGACCGAACTGGAGGAACGAGATCAAGCAGAACTGGAGAGCAACACGAAGAACCTGAAGAGAGACATAGTGACGCTGGGCAGCCTCATAAGCAAGAACAAAAAGCTTAGCCAGGCTCTGGTCCAGGAGAACGCATTCATGGAGACAGACTTCCTTCACAAAATAATG GAAGCCGAGCGGAAATCTATCACAATGGAAATGAATCTTGATGAGACAcaagaggaaaaagagaagcTCCTTAACTGTCTAATGGAGGCTGA GCAGCACATCATGTTGTGGGAGAGAAAGATCCAGATTCTGAGGGAAACTCGTTCACTTGTGGACTCAGAGATTCACCAGACAGACATCAAGAAGCTGAGAGCTGACATACATTGTATGGAG ttgCGAATCAGTCAGTTGAAGAAGCAGCAGGAGCAACTGATGAAGGAAAGCGAAGCAGCTGTGGCGAGGAGGGGGGCCCTCCTCCTGCGTGAGGAGACCATGGCGCAAAGATCGCACAGGCAGAAAACCAAGGGAGAGCTTCAGCGCTCCAATGACAGCCTTCAGCACAAGATCAAGTTAACGCTGAAG gaggTGGCAGAGTCTGAGCAGGTGTTCAGGGAGCTTCAGAAGAGACAGGTTAGAGTGAGCGACAGTCTCATGGAGGcgaagcagcagctggaggagctgtTCTGCATCAGCAACACCCTTGACTCTGAAATGGTTAACATCCAGGATGCCAAAGAAAgg AACATGGCCTACTTGATCACTCTGCAGGATCGGAATAAGAGGCTGCAGGGAGTTCACGAAGGCACCTACAAACCCTCGTCCTCCAGCGAAACGGTGGACGCCGCTCTGCAGCGCCAGACCGAGAGCATGCAGGCCGTCGGTAATATCGTACACTGCGTGTGTGAAGGGTTCCCTCAGCACCAGGGGGCTCTCCGTGTGGTGTCACAAGCActggcagcacacacacacacagactag